The following DNA comes from Rhizobium lusitanum.
CGCACCAGATAGGAGACGCCGCGTAGTACCTCGATACCGTCATAGGTGATTATGCGGAGATTGCCGTCCTTGAAGTCGACAGCGAGCCGGCCAGCAGTCAGTCGTACCGGCGGGGTTTCGGTTTCATACGTACCATAAAGCTGAAAAGGGTCGCTCTCGGCCGTCATCACAGCATCGCTCCGATGTCGACTGTCCTCCCATCGGCCGCACTCTGATAGGCGGCTTCGACAAGGGCGAAAGTCTTCATATTATCCGCGCCGGAGGTCGAGGTTTCACCGCCTGACGCGAGACGGTCTGTCCAGTGTTGCTGGATCGCCAGCACGCTTTCCTGGATGTTGTGCCAGGGGCGGGAGGCCCAGGAGAGCAACTGCGGCGACGCATCGGAGATAGTCGTGCCGTTCGGACCAGTCACCTCGAGACGATAGCCTTGCGAGAGCCGGATCGTTCCCTGTGTTCCGTCGATCTCTATCAACGTTTCGGGAAAGAGTTCCGTGCCGAGCTTGGTCGCGTAGCTGACATCGACGATCGATGTCGCGCCGTTCTGGTGGTCCAGCAGGATGGTGGCGACATCCTCGCCTTTGATCTTGTGATTAACCCGTTTGGTGCGGGCGGCGAGTGTCGCGACGTCACCAAGAATGAAGCGGGCGATGTCGAGCGTGTGAATGCCGAGATCCTCGATGATGAAGCGTTCGCCTTCCGCGAGATAAGGCTGGCCGGAAAAGACGTCGAAGCCGGAGCGGAAGGAAAAACGGCCCCAGAAAGGCTCGCCGATGGCGCCTGATTGCAGCACGCTCTTTATCGCCTGTATCGGCGTCTGCCAGCGAAAATTCTCATGCACCATCAGAGGTATGCCAGCGTTTTCGCAAGTACGGACCATCGCTTTGGCATCGCTCAAGGATTTTGCGAAGGGCTTCTGGCAAATGGCTGGAATTTTATACGTTGCCGCCATTTCCACCAATGCGCGGTGGCTTTGGACGGTCGTTGCGATATCGACGAAATCAAATCCGCCTTCGGCGAAAAGAGCTGCCGCGTCGCTGTAACGGCGCTCGATGCCGAATTGATCGCCGACGATCTTCAGCCGCTCCGGATCGCGGTCACAGATCGCGACGATCCCGGCGCCGTTGACGTCTTTCCACGCATGCATCTGATTGACCGCAAAGAAGCCGCAGCCGATGAGCGCACCCTTGAATTCCCCCATGTTCAGCCTGCCTTTGCCATTTGCATGAGCGTCACGCGCTGTTGCAGGCGGCGCTGCGCCTGGTCGACGACTACGGCAATGATGATAACCAGTCCCTTGATGACCATCTGCCAGAAGGACGAGACGCCCATCATCACCAGCCCATCGGAGAGGATGCCGATGACGAAGGCGCCGATAATGGTGCCGCCGATCGTTCCACGCCCGCCCGACATCGAGGTGCCGCCGAGGACGGCCGCTGCGATGGCGTTGAGCTCGAAGCTCTCGCCGGTCGCGGGATGTGCGGCCATCAGTTCCGACGAAATGATGATGCCGACGATGGCCGCGCAGAGGCCTGAGAACATATAGACGAAGATCTTCACCACATCGACGCGAATGCCCGACATGCGCGCGGCGCGCTCATTGCCGCCGACGGCAAAGATATGCCGGCCGATCGGCGTCGAGCGGGAGACATAGGCGGCGATCAGCGCGAGAAAGATGAGGATCCAGATGGAGACGGGAAGACCAAGCAGCCTGCCGGCACCGAAGACGTCGAAGCCCGTCGTGTCGAATTCCGGCCTGCCAACGAGGTTCGGAAAAGTCTGTCCGTCCGAGGACAGCAGCGCCAGACCTCGGGCGACGTAGAGTGTGCCAAGCGTCGCGATGAAAGGCGCGACGTTGAGCTTGGTGATCAGCAGCCCGTTGATGAGCCCGATCAGCAGCCCGACGGTGAGGGTGATCAGGATGATCTCGTATATGTTGAAATAGACGGTGTATCCGATCGGCAATGCGACGCCGTTGAGGATGAGGGCGCCCGCCACCATGCCGCACAGGCCGACGATCGAGCCGACCGAGAGGTCGATGCCACCGGTGATGATGACGAAGGTCATGCCCATTGCCAGGAAGGCGTTGAGCGCGACGTGCTTCGACATCAGGATCATGTTGGCGGTCGATGTGAAGTTCGGCGCGAAGATGGCGAAGAAGATGATGACGGCAAAGAGCGCGATGAAGGTTCTAAGCTTCATCAGCGTCAGGAGCGCAGAGCCGTTCGACCGCTTGGCCGCAAAAGAAGTGGAAGTATCTGCCGTCATGACGCGAGTTCCCTTGTATGTCCGTGTCCCTTGGCCGAAGCGGCGATGATGGCTTCTTCCGTGGCGTCGCTCCTGTCGAAGACGGCAACGAGCTTGCCGTTGCTCAAGACGGCGATGCGGTCGGAAAGC
Coding sequences within:
- a CDS encoding Gfo/Idh/MocA family protein — encoded protein: MGEFKGALIGCGFFAVNQMHAWKDVNGAGIVAICDRDPERLKIVGDQFGIERRYSDAAALFAEGGFDFVDIATTVQSHRALVEMAATYKIPAICQKPFAKSLSDAKAMVRTCENAGIPLMVHENFRWQTPIQAIKSVLQSGAIGEPFWGRFSFRSGFDVFSGQPYLAEGERFIIEDLGIHTLDIARFILGDVATLAARTKRVNHKIKGEDVATILLDHQNGATSIVDVSYATKLGTELFPETLIEIDGTQGTIRLSQGYRLEVTGPNGTTISDASPQLLSWASRPWHNIQESVLAIQQHWTDRLASGGETSTSGADNMKTFALVEAAYQSAADGRTVDIGAML
- a CDS encoding ABC transporter permease encodes the protein MTADTSTSFAAKRSNGSALLTLMKLRTFIALFAVIIFFAIFAPNFTSTANMILMSKHVALNAFLAMGMTFVIITGGIDLSVGSIVGLCGMVAGALILNGVALPIGYTVYFNIYEIILITLTVGLLIGLINGLLITKLNVAPFIATLGTLYVARGLALLSSDGQTFPNLVGRPEFDTTGFDVFGAGRLLGLPVSIWILIFLALIAAYVSRSTPIGRHIFAVGGNERAARMSGIRVDVVKIFVYMFSGLCAAIVGIIISSELMAAHPATGESFELNAIAAAVLGGTSMSGGRGTIGGTIIGAFVIGILSDGLVMMGVSSFWQMVIKGLVIIIAVVVDQAQRRLQQRVTLMQMAKAG